Proteins found in one Afipia sp. P52-10 genomic segment:
- a CDS encoding helix-turn-helix transcriptional regulator has protein sequence MARTLKRPSRDYRQLQQIIRGLTDGVILIGTDQKIIWANDAALAMHGVRSIGDLGATVSQYRRRFRLRYRNNQAVERGRYPIERVISGDQFSDVIVEVRRASVPDQCWVHSIRSLVITDDDDVPDYLVLIIKDETERVRAEERFESAFNANPAPAIIFRLADRCYVRVNPGFLEMTGYARKDLVGAGFKQVDVLADARDRDLALERLQEGQTIPQMEARLPLPDGGYKHVIVAGEPIDINEEACILFTFADLDPRVKAEAALRDSEERFEKSFRLCPVPMAIGTLRGLTFLEVNEAFKAMTGYAEEEVVGRSAVDLQLWPDRAAQRQFELAVQREAGVRGGDLQVRVRDGSVFDCLVSIDTVTIGGERCVLLVLQNITERKRSEEELIAAIEAVMADTSWFSHSVVEKLAALRQNSQPGFVRTELESLTDRERDVLGLICQGQNNREMGQILKLSPNTIRNHVFALYQKIGVNRRGAAIIWARERGITGQEALAGRRRKRGRS, from the coding sequence ATGGCGCGGACGCTGAAAAGACCAAGCCGGGATTACCGCCAGCTTCAGCAGATCATTCGAGGTCTCACCGACGGCGTCATCCTGATCGGTACGGATCAGAAGATCATCTGGGCCAATGACGCGGCGCTGGCCATGCACGGTGTCCGTTCCATCGGTGATCTCGGGGCCACGGTCAGCCAGTATCGCCGGCGCTTTCGCCTCCGCTATCGCAACAACCAGGCGGTGGAGCGCGGGCGTTACCCGATCGAGCGGGTCATCTCCGGCGATCAGTTCAGCGATGTGATCGTCGAGGTTCGGCGGGCCTCCGTTCCGGATCAGTGCTGGGTTCATTCAATCAGAAGTCTGGTGATCACCGATGACGACGATGTGCCTGATTATCTGGTGCTGATCATCAAGGACGAAACCGAGCGGGTCCGGGCCGAGGAACGCTTCGAGAGTGCGTTCAACGCCAATCCGGCGCCTGCGATCATCTTTCGGCTGGCGGACCGTTGTTACGTGCGGGTGAACCCGGGATTTCTCGAGATGACGGGCTACGCGCGAAAGGATCTGGTCGGCGCCGGTTTCAAGCAGGTCGATGTGCTGGCCGATGCTCGCGACCGGGACCTGGCCCTGGAGCGTCTCCAAGAAGGGCAAACCATTCCGCAGATGGAAGCGCGGCTACCGTTGCCTGACGGCGGATACAAGCATGTGATCGTTGCCGGGGAGCCGATCGACATCAATGAAGAAGCCTGCATCCTGTTTACGTTTGCGGACCTCGACCCGCGCGTGAAGGCAGAAGCCGCTCTGCGCGATAGTGAGGAGCGATTCGAGAAATCGTTCCGGCTCTGTCCGGTGCCGATGGCGATCGGCACCTTGCGAGGCCTGACATTCCTGGAAGTCAATGAAGCATTCAAAGCCATGACCGGCTACGCCGAGGAGGAGGTTGTCGGACGAAGTGCCGTCGATCTGCAGCTATGGCCGGACAGAGCTGCGCAGAGGCAGTTCGAGCTGGCCGTTCAGAGGGAGGCGGGCGTTCGCGGCGGCGATCTGCAGGTGCGGGTGAGGGACGGGTCGGTGTTCGATTGTCTCGTTTCGATCGATACGGTCACCATCGGCGGCGAGCGCTGCGTACTGCTCGTTCTGCAGAATATCACCGAGCGTAAGCGGTCCGAGGAGGAGTTGATTGCCGCAATCGAAGCGGTGATGGCCGATACATCATGGTTCAGCCACAGCGTGGTTGAAAAGCTGGCGGCGTTGCGCCAGAATTCTCAGCCAGGCTTCGTCAGGACTGAGTTGGAGAGTTTGACTGACCGCGAACGCGACGTGCTGGGACTGATCTGTCAAGGCCAGAACAATCGCGAAATGGGGCAGATACTCAAGCTGTCCCCGAACACGATCCGCAATCATGTTTTTGCTCTCTATCAGAAGATCGGCGTGAACCGGCGCGGTGCAGCGATCATCTGGGCTCGTGAGCGCGGTATCACTGGACAGGAGGCGCTGGCTGGGCGCCGGCGCAAGCGGGGTCGCTCATGA
- a CDS encoding FUSC family protein: MGPRFRAVQTWLRTRTVELGLGIRVTAASLISLAVAMALQLKLPLWAVLTAIIVTQMSVGRSLKTTRDYLIGTLGGAVYGAAVALSVPHTGEGPLLFVLVLVVLPLAFIAALNPAYNSATVTAIIVLLLPVMNRGDPLESAIDRVLEVTVGALAGLLTSFLVLPSRAHNQIRSGVAKVLGLMADVLDEFLARSSQTRDVNSLHRLQDGIGGALAGLNTLGAEAERERAAHLSSGPETGPLLRTTLRLRHDLVMIGRANLTPLPDAIQARLAAPLAAVSSAIGGYLRQAAMALRDGAKAPDITIVETALGHYAEQIAHVRAEGLTRGLASEAAERVFALGFSLEQMRQNLLDLDRCIGEWNGTKADKKR; this comes from the coding sequence ATGGGGCCCAGGTTTCGCGCCGTACAGACATGGCTGCGGACGCGGACTGTTGAACTCGGGCTCGGCATCCGTGTCACGGCGGCTTCGCTCATCTCGCTCGCCGTCGCCATGGCGCTGCAGCTCAAGCTGCCGCTCTGGGCGGTGCTGACGGCGATCATCGTCACGCAGATGAGCGTCGGACGCTCGCTCAAGACCACGCGCGACTATCTGATCGGGACGTTGGGAGGTGCCGTCTATGGCGCTGCGGTGGCGCTGTCGGTGCCGCACACCGGCGAAGGCCCGCTGCTGTTCGTGCTGGTGCTGGTGGTGTTGCCGCTGGCTTTTATCGCCGCACTCAACCCCGCCTACAACTCGGCGACGGTGACGGCCATCATCGTGCTGCTGCTGCCGGTGATGAACCGCGGCGATCCGCTGGAGTCGGCGATCGATCGGGTGCTGGAGGTGACGGTCGGCGCACTGGCGGGGCTGCTGACGTCGTTTCTGGTGCTGCCGTCCCGCGCTCACAATCAGATCCGCAGCGGTGTGGCCAAGGTGCTCGGCCTGATGGCTGACGTGCTGGACGAGTTCTTGGCGCGCTCCTCGCAGACGCGTGATGTCAATTCACTGCACCGGCTGCAGGATGGGATCGGCGGCGCGCTGGCGGGCCTCAACACGCTCGGCGCGGAGGCCGAGCGCGAGCGCGCGGCGCATTTGTCGAGCGGGCCGGAGACCGGGCCGCTGCTGCGCACCACGCTGCGTCTGCGTCACGACCTGGTGATGATCGGCCGGGCCAACCTGACGCCGTTGCCGGATGCGATCCAGGCGCGCCTGGCAGCCCCGCTTGCGGCGGTGTCTTCCGCGATCGGCGGATATCTCCGTCAGGCGGCGATGGCCCTGCGCGATGGCGCCAAGGCGCCCGATATCACCATCGTCGAAACCGCGCTTGGCCATTATGCCGAACAGATCGCCCACGTCCGGGCTGAGGGGCTGACACGGGGATTGGCGAGCGAGGCCGCGGAGCGCGTGTTCGCGCTTGGCTTCTCGCTCGAGCAGATGCGTCAGAACCTGCTCGATCTGGACCGCTGCATCGGCGAGTGGAACGGAACGAAGGCCGACAAGAAGCGCTGA
- a CDS encoding tripartite tricarboxylate transporter substrate binding protein yields MAVCLFVGTPTNLSAQPYPNKPIRLIVPFTPGGSTDATARIVGEAVSEILGQPVVIENRPGAAATLGIDIVSKSKPDGYTLGVSGVGATAIIPIIDPKLSYNPTRDLDVISGLNSVYGVVVAAPSLKQNDVAELLEFARANPDKVTYSTAGVAGPAHLNFEYLQKLAGVKMLHVPFPGDTPAITAVLTGDVSVAVVATASATPYLTAGKLKALAANGPGTERMKLFPDVRPVQEQTGFNEYDPHTWSVLVSAKGTPSDVITILNKAVNEALSKPEVREKLENLGLRPLTGDVQWVQDFVKKQIAEKEKIIGLVGLKRE; encoded by the coding sequence TTGGCTGTCTGTCTCTTTGTCGGTACGCCGACCAACCTTTCCGCGCAGCCCTATCCGAATAAGCCGATCCGTTTGATCGTCCCATTTACGCCGGGCGGTTCAACCGATGCGACCGCGCGGATTGTCGGGGAAGCGGTCTCCGAGATTCTCGGGCAGCCGGTCGTGATCGAGAACAGGCCTGGCGCTGCGGCGACGCTGGGGATCGATATCGTTTCGAAGTCCAAGCCAGATGGATACACGCTCGGAGTGAGCGGTGTCGGCGCCACCGCGATTATCCCCATCATCGATCCGAAGCTGTCATACAATCCGACCCGCGATCTGGACGTCATTTCGGGACTGAATAGCGTTTACGGTGTCGTCGTCGCGGCGCCTTCGCTGAAGCAGAACGACGTTGCCGAATTGCTTGAGTTTGCGCGTGCCAATCCCGACAAGGTGACGTATTCGACGGCCGGAGTCGCAGGTCCGGCGCATCTCAACTTCGAGTATCTGCAGAAGCTTGCCGGCGTTAAGATGCTTCACGTCCCTTTCCCCGGCGACACGCCCGCCATCACCGCCGTTCTGACCGGCGACGTGAGTGTCGCCGTGGTCGCCACGGCCTCGGCCACTCCTTATCTCACCGCCGGCAAGTTAAAGGCGCTGGCGGCGAATGGTCCCGGCACCGAGCGGATGAAGCTCTTTCCTGACGTTCGTCCCGTTCAGGAGCAGACGGGTTTCAACGAGTACGATCCTCACACATGGAGTGTTCTCGTCTCGGCCAAAGGCACGCCGTCGGACGTCATCACCATCTTGAACAAGGCGGTGAACGAGGCGCTCAGCAAGCCGGAGGTTCGGGAGAAGCTGGAAAATCTCGGCTTGCGGCCGCTCACCGGCGATGTGCAATGGGTTCAGGATTTCGTAAAAAAGCAGATCGCTGAAAAGGAAAAAATCATCGGACTGGTCGGCCTCAAACGCGAGTAG
- a CDS encoding MBOAT family O-acyltransferase has product MLQIYFDFSGYSDMAIGLALLFGITFPINFNSPYKARSLIDFWRCWHMTLSRFLRDYLYVPLGGNRRGPFRRYLNLLITMVLGGLWHGASWNFVVWGSIHGAGLALNHLWRAIAARSGSSLPSPVGWVFTLLIVLFAWVPFRADTLAVSTTIWTAMLGGSPATAITDTPLISSAWIVALTIIAFYAPSTQQIMAHPWVAERARIIWRPRPIWAIMIGCLFGIAVAGTFGRETVFLYFRF; this is encoded by the coding sequence ATGCTACAGATCTATTTCGACTTCTCCGGCTATTCGGACATGGCTATCGGGCTCGCCCTATTGTTCGGCATCACGTTTCCGATCAACTTCAACTCGCCCTACAAAGCACGCTCGCTGATTGATTTTTGGCGCTGCTGGCATATGACGCTATCGCGGTTCTTGCGTGATTATCTTTACGTGCCGCTCGGCGGCAATCGACGCGGCCCGTTCCGCCGCTATCTGAATCTTCTGATCACGATGGTGCTCGGCGGGCTCTGGCACGGAGCAAGTTGGAATTTCGTGGTTTGGGGCTCGATCCATGGCGCCGGACTCGCCCTCAACCATCTTTGGCGCGCGATTGCAGCGCGCTCGGGTTCATCGCTCCCTTCGCCCGTCGGCTGGGTGTTCACGTTGCTTATTGTCCTGTTCGCATGGGTGCCTTTCCGTGCGGACACGTTGGCTGTCTCGACCACGATCTGGACAGCAATGCTGGGCGGTAGCCCAGCCACAGCGATAACCGACACACCCCTGATCTCATCGGCTTGGATCGTCGCACTTACGATCATTGCATTTTACGCCCCGAGTACACAGCAAATAATGGCTCACCCCTGGGTCGCCGAACGCGCGCGCATCATCTGGCGTCCTCGTCCAATCTGGGCGATCATGATCGGTTGCTTGTTCGGCATCGCGGTCGCCGGCACATTCGGCCGAGAGACCGTTTTCCTCTATTTCCGGTTCTGA
- a CDS encoding amylo-alpha-1,6-glucosidase — protein sequence MSDDARLLKPAKPAPPSNVWSEYEIEAKTSLTDRALCNLKYGDAFAVMDARGDIGALGETAEGLYYRDTRFLSKFEVRLDGKQPLLLSSAVHEDKAALTVELTNPDVEFDDRDRLPRDTIFFHRTKFLWQTSCYERINIRNYGRARRRLRLDFLYDADFRDLFEVRGTRRPKRGRVKSHVSGTDRVEFQYLGLDEVERRTVLQFSPAPTAIGANRATVEIELDPYQHVSLFVTISCAVATIPFAAPCDFFRGYREIRKARCAATADIATVTSTNPSFDDVVCRATADTYTLVTRGANGPYPYAGIPWFNTIFGRDGLITAMQMLWLDPSIAAGVLRTLAAMQATEIDPYADAQPGKILHETRHGEMARLREVPFGRYYGTIDATPLFVMLAGMYLDRTGDLKTIRQIWPNIRAALTWIDRYGDIDGDGFVEYSRAEESGLANQGWKDSHDAIFHADGSDPVGPIALCEVQGYVFAAKTAAARIANLLDEPALAVALSAQAEQLRQRFEQAFWCPQIDSYALALDGRKKPCQVIASNAGHALFTGIASADRARRVAQSLLSADAFSGWGIRTLALGQPRFNPMSYHNGSVWPHDNALVAIGFARYGLKAEAARVFASIFDTARHQDLNRLPELFCGFTRRPNRGPTPYPVACAPQAWAAGAVFGLLGACLGIDIRHDRDEIRFRDPVMPDFLDEIVIRNLSLGSSRLDVRLHRYGLDVAATVLARRGSADVLVLR from the coding sequence ATGTCCGACGATGCCCGATTGCTGAAACCGGCCAAGCCCGCTCCGCCGTCGAATGTATGGTCTGAGTACGAGATCGAGGCCAAGACCTCGCTGACCGATCGCGCGCTGTGCAATCTCAAATATGGTGACGCCTTCGCGGTGATGGATGCGCGCGGCGATATTGGCGCACTCGGCGAGACCGCGGAAGGTCTTTACTATCGCGACACGCGCTTCCTTTCGAAATTCGAGGTTCGCTTGGATGGAAAGCAGCCGCTGCTGCTCAGCTCCGCCGTGCACGAGGACAAGGCCGCGCTGACGGTCGAACTCACCAACCCCGATGTGGAGTTCGACGACCGAGACAGGCTGCCGCGCGATACGATTTTCTTTCACCGCACCAAGTTCCTCTGGCAGACAAGCTGCTACGAGCGGATCAACATCCGCAACTATGGCCGGGCCCGGCGTCGCCTGCGCCTGGATTTCCTCTATGACGCGGATTTCCGCGACCTGTTCGAGGTCCGCGGCACAAGGAGGCCGAAGCGCGGACGGGTGAAAAGCCATGTCAGCGGCACCGACCGCGTCGAGTTTCAGTATCTCGGGCTGGACGAAGTCGAGCGGCGGACCGTGCTTCAGTTCAGTCCGGCGCCCACTGCGATCGGCGCCAATCGCGCAACGGTGGAGATCGAGCTCGATCCTTACCAGCACGTCTCGCTGTTCGTGACGATCTCGTGTGCGGTGGCGACGATTCCGTTCGCGGCGCCATGTGATTTCTTTCGCGGCTATCGGGAAATCCGCAAAGCCCGCTGTGCGGCGACGGCGGATATCGCGACCGTCACCTCGACCAATCCGTCGTTCGACGATGTCGTCTGCCGCGCGACCGCCGATACCTATACGCTGGTGACGCGGGGGGCGAACGGGCCCTATCCCTACGCCGGGATTCCGTGGTTCAACACCATCTTCGGACGCGACGGCCTCATCACGGCGATGCAGATGCTCTGGCTCGACCCGTCGATCGCGGCGGGCGTGCTGCGAACGCTGGCCGCGATGCAGGCAACCGAGATCGACCCTTATGCGGACGCCCAGCCGGGAAAAATCCTGCACGAGACCCGTCATGGCGAGATGGCCAGGCTGCGCGAGGTGCCGTTCGGTCGCTATTACGGCACCATCGATGCGACGCCGTTGTTCGTGATGCTGGCCGGCATGTATCTCGATCGCACGGGCGATCTGAAGACGATCCGACAGATATGGCCCAACATTCGTGCGGCGCTGACATGGATCGACCGCTATGGCGACATCGACGGCGACGGATTCGTCGAGTACAGCCGGGCGGAGGAAAGCGGCCTTGCGAACCAGGGCTGGAAGGATTCCCACGACGCGATCTTCCACGCCGACGGGAGTGATCCGGTCGGTCCGATCGCGCTGTGCGAGGTGCAGGGTTATGTGTTCGCGGCAAAGACCGCGGCGGCGCGCATCGCCAACCTGCTCGATGAGCCGGCGTTGGCCGTGGCGCTGTCCGCACAGGCGGAGCAGCTGCGCCAACGCTTCGAGCAGGCGTTCTGGTGTCCGCAGATCGACAGCTACGCGCTTGCGCTCGACGGGAGGAAAAAGCCCTGCCAGGTGATCGCGTCGAATGCGGGCCACGCCCTGTTCACCGGGATCGCATCGGCCGATCGTGCGCGTCGGGTGGCGCAGAGCCTGCTCAGCGCCGATGCATTCAGCGGCTGGGGCATCCGCACGCTGGCGCTGGGCCAGCCACGCTTCAATCCGATGTCCTATCACAACGGCTCGGTCTGGCCGCATGACAACGCCCTGGTCGCGATCGGCTTCGCCCGCTACGGGCTGAAGGCGGAGGCGGCGCGGGTGTTCGCGTCGATCTTCGATACCGCGCGGCATCAGGATCTGAACCGGCTGCCCGAATTGTTCTGTGGCTTCACCCGGCGGCCGAACCGCGGACCGACGCCGTATCCGGTCGCCTGCGCGCCGCAGGCGTGGGCGGCGGGGGCGGTGTTCGGCCTGCTGGGCGCGTGCCTCGGCATCGACATCCGCCACGATCGCGATGAGATCCGGTTTCGCGACCCGGTGATGCCGGATTTCCTCGACGAGATCGTGATCCGCAACCTGTCGCTTGGATCGTCACGCCTGGATGTCAGACTGCACCGCTATGGCCTCGATGTGGCCGCGACCGTGCTGGCGCGGCGCGGCAGTGCGGATGTCCTGGTGCTTCGATAG
- a CDS encoding CsbD family protein, translating to MSGRRAEGIAKRRVKGSVKEAIGKVTGDAKLEAEGRTEKVRPNLKKRKANASLRHRTGG from the coding sequence ATGAGCGGGCGTCGTGCGGAGGGTATTGCAAAGCGGCGGGTCAAAGGGTCCGTGAAGGAAGCGATCGGCAAGGTTACGGGCGACGCCAAGCTTGAAGCCGAAGGCAGAACTGAGAAAGTCAGGCCGAACCTCAAGAAACGAAAAGCAAACGCCAGCCTTCGTCATCGAACCGGTGGCTGA
- a CDS encoding glycosyltransferase, translating into MLEIGENPVMGLAFPDSTDHWSTKPVAKLESAGPRDRLVTLASLPCLAKALADPAYDIVVIQPGSFRPWHWQGISRSLFRRSALRGNVPYFRMFGQELIRGRVAAPIAIWDMDDAPLIHRRHLFLLDRSTLYFKRELPADHWRVFMGTVHRHLPTQRFRLAKRNRERLAKLRPISLGLPIGFDTSVQPVPDSEKTSDVFFAGRVNGSSTVREKGLQELLALREEGYRIDIPETNLSTDLYLKRIAQSWMSWAPEGYGHETFRAYEASMCGSVPIINHPSIERYKPLREGEHCFYYDTEPGGLTRVIKARLSDRAMLASMARSARTFVKAEHTLSAVAQYIIQATLQRAAVETLS; encoded by the coding sequence GTGCTGGAGATCGGAGAAAATCCGGTCATGGGATTGGCATTTCCCGACTCTACCGATCATTGGTCGACGAAACCTGTTGCGAAACTAGAAAGTGCCGGTCCACGGGATCGTTTGGTCACCTTGGCGTCGTTGCCATGTCTTGCGAAAGCGCTTGCAGATCCGGCNTACGATATCGTTGTCATTCAGCCCGGTTCATTTCGGCCCTGGCATTGGCAGGGAATTTCTCGATCGCTGTTTCGTAGATCGGCGTTGCGTGGAAACGTGCCGTACTTTCGGATGTTCGGGCAGGAGTTAATCCGTGGTCGTGTGGCAGCGCCAATCGCTATTTGGGACATGGACGATGCGCCCCTGATTCATCGGAGGCATCTGTTCCTACTTGATCGCTCGACACTCTATTTCAAACGTGAACTGCCAGCAGATCATTGGCGCGTGTTCATGGGGACTGTTCACCGTCATCTGCCAACGCAACGCTTCCGGTTGGCGAAGAGAAATCGCGAGCGCCTGGCAAAACTTCGCCCGATTTCCCTTGGTCTGCCGATCGGGTTTGACACAAGTGTGCAGCCTGTTCCGGATAGCGAAAAGACGTCAGACGTTTTCTTTGCAGGCCGTGTCAATGGTTCATCGACCGTGCGAGAGAAGGGTCTACAAGAATTGCTTGCGTTAAGAGAGGAGGGCTATCGAATAGATATTCCCGAAACCAACCTTTCTACAGACCTTTATCTCAAGCGGATCGCACAGTCCTGGATGTCATGGGCTCCGGAGGGCTATGGTCACGAGACATTTCGCGCCTATGAAGCGTCGATGTGTGGTTCTGTGCCTATCATCAACCACCCATCGATTGAGCGCTACAAGCCTCTACGCGAAGGTGAGCACTGCTTTTATTACGACACTGAGCCAGGTGGGCTAACGCGTGTCATCAAGGCGAGGCTTTCGGATCGAGCAATGCTTGCGAGTATGGCTCGTTCAGCGCGGACCTTTGTCAAGGCAGAACATACGTTGTCGGCAGTTGCGCAATATATCATTCAAGCGACGTTACAACGAGCGGCGGTCGAGACGTTGAGTTAG
- a CDS encoding MBOAT family O-acyltransferase codes for MLFNSPQFIFGFLPVVLAGFFALGHLGLRHLAVLWLGFVSLVFYGFDNPALQLPLILLSISFNFIVGRSLALARNRALLIVGVTGNLLLLGFFKYANFMLGTISDITGYAMPHADIPLPIGISFYTFTQIAFLVDVYRKEAKEYALSKYSLFVTFFPHLIAGPILHHKETVPQFDRPDIYKPQADCVAKGLGWLSIGLFKKVMLADSIAPFADRVFNAAAKGGA; via the coding sequence ATGCTCTTCAACTCTCCACAGTTCATCTTCGGTTTCCTGCCTGTAGTCCTGGCAGGATTCTTTGCGTTGGGACATTTGGGATTACGACATCTGGCGGTCCTGTGGCTCGGATTTGTGTCGCTGGTATTTTACGGCTTTGACAATCCTGCACTGCAACTCCCGCTCATCCTCTTATCGATCAGCTTCAATTTTATCGTCGGCCGCTCGCTGGCACTTGCGCGCAACCGCGCCCTGTTGATCGTAGGCGTGACGGGCAATCTCCTGCTGTTGGGCTTCTTCAAGTACGCCAACTTTATGCTAGGCACGATCTCCGACATCACCGGGTATGCGATGCCACATGCGGATATTCCGCTACCGATCGGCATCTCGTTCTACACGTTCACGCAGATTGCTTTCCTGGTCGATGTCTATCGTAAGGAAGCGAAAGAGTATGCGCTCTCGAAGTACAGCCTCTTCGTCACCTTCTTCCCGCACCTGATCGCTGGCCCGATCCTCCATCACAAGGAAACCGTACCGCAGTTCGATCGCCCGGATATCTATAAACCACAGGCCGATTGCGTCGCCAAAGGCCTTGGCTGGCTTTCGATCGGACTGTTCAAGAAGGTGATGTTGGCGGATAGCATCGCGCCGTTCGCCGACAGAGTCTTCAACGCCGCAGCAAAAGGGGGCGCGTAG
- the panB gene encoding 3-methyl-2-oxobutanoate hydroxymethyltransferase, giving the protein MSTLPLPESREAEIKRNAGGRLTAPDILRRKRSEPLVMLTAYTARMAEILDPHCDLLLVGDSLAQVIYGLPTTLPVSLEMMATHGAAVVRGSKRALVVIDMPFRSYEEGPEQAFRNASWLLQETGAGAVKIEGGIGLAETVSFLKARGIPVMSHIGLTPQSVHTLGGYKVQGRSNEDFSQIMQDAQALDNAGAFAIVVEAVVEALARSVTQAVECPTIGIGASPACDGQVLVVDDMLGMTERVARFVKRYENLSGRIDAAVAAYSQSVRARAFPEPANLY; this is encoded by the coding sequence ATGTCGACACTCCCCCTGCCCGAATCCCGTGAAGCCGAGATCAAGCGCAACGCCGGCGGCCGCCTCACCGCCCCGGACATCCTGCGCCGCAAGCGCAGCGAGCCGCTGGTGATGTTGACCGCTTACACCGCCCGCATGGCCGAGATCCTCGATCCGCACTGCGACCTGCTGCTGGTCGGCGACAGCCTGGCCCAGGTGATCTACGGGCTGCCGACCACGCTGCCGGTCAGCCTCGAGATGATGGCGACGCACGGAGCCGCCGTCGTGCGCGGCTCCAAGCGCGCGCTGGTGGTGATCGACATGCCATTCCGCTCCTACGAGGAGGGCCCCGAGCAGGCGTTCCGCAATGCCTCGTGGCTCTTGCAGGAAACCGGCGCCGGCGCGGTCAAGATCGAGGGCGGCATCGGCCTTGCCGAAACCGTGTCGTTCCTGAAGGCGCGCGGCATTCCGGTGATGAGCCACATCGGGCTGACGCCACAGTCGGTGCACACGCTCGGCGGCTACAAGGTGCAGGGCCGCAGCAACGAGGACTTCTCGCAGATCATGCAGGATGCCCAGGCGCTCGATAACGCCGGCGCCTTCGCCATCGTGGTCGAGGCCGTGGTGGAGGCGCTGGCGCGCTCCGTCACGCAAGCAGTCGAATGCCCGACCATCGGCATCGGTGCCTCCCCCGCCTGCGACGGCCAGGTGCTGGTGGTGGACGACATGCTCGGCATGACCGAGCGGGTGGCTCGCTTCGTCAAGCGCTACGAGAACCTGTCCGGGCGGATCGACGCTGCGGTCGCGGCCTACTCGCAGTCGGTTCGCGCGCGAGCCTTCCCGGAGCCCGCAAACCTTTACTGA
- a CDS encoding NUDIX domain-containing protein encodes MLLARQSRIPPFLSDGRETMLEACAGKLDGEAPEVRIRKELEEELGFRIATVERLFSLFMSPAGFQERITFFLCDYTPQDRVSAGGGLAAEGEDITVVEMPLDEAWRMVAAGEIADAKTVVLIQQLMLRRGGEG; translated from the coding sequence GTGCTGCTGGCAAGGCAGTCGCGCATTCCGCCGTTTCTAAGCGACGGGCGCGAAACGATGCTGGAGGCCTGCGCAGGCAAGCTGGACGGCGAAGCGCCTGAGGTGCGAATTCGCAAGGAGCTCGAGGAGGAGCTCGGTTTCCGCATCGCGACGGTCGAACGGCTGTTCAGCCTGTTCATGAGCCCGGCCGGATTTCAGGAGAGGATCACCTTCTTTCTTTGCGACTATACACCGCAAGACCGGGTTTCGGCCGGAGGCGGTCTCGCCGCTGAAGGCGAAGATATTACCGTGGTCGAGATGCCGCTTGACGAGGCATGGCGGATGGTGGCTGCGGGTGAGATCGCCGACGCCAAGACTGTGGTCCTGATCCAGCAGCTCATGCTGCGGCGAGGAGGAGAGGGATGA
- a CDS encoding YqaJ viral recombinase family protein, with protein sequence MRHRPGKGQRSSGPLDRRGFIGGSDARIIMGADEQALLRLWQEKRGEVEPRDLSGSLVVQLGHATEPLNRLWFERHAGTMVTSVQKHVRHPALSWMGATLDGIVRSTGAVFEAKFMLPWSFSEEAAAEKHMAQLQHNMWVTTSRTAVLSIITGGGKWVKLSINADPLYQHLLITAEKKFWRCVQSGEPPLVFEVEPPQPRLSAVRIVDMSASNAWAEFAGAFRRTHEAFCEHDVARAELKKLVPLDAKEAVGHGLRAKRSKSGAVSFELLATETVDAQQQ encoded by the coding sequence TTGCGTCATCGGCCTGGTAAGGGCCAACGATCATCTGGCCCGCTTGATCGGCGCGGGTTTATCGGTGGCTCCGATGCCCGCATCATCATGGGCGCGGACGAACAGGCTTTGTTGCGCCTCTGGCAGGAAAAGCGCGGCGAGGTCGAGCCCAGAGATCTGTCGGGCAGCCTGGTGGTCCAGCTGGGGCACGCGACGGAGCCCTTGAACCGGCTCTGGTTCGAGCGGCATGCCGGCACCATGGTGACCAGCGTCCAGAAGCATGTGCGCCATCCGGCCCTCAGCTGGATGGGGGCGACACTGGACGGGATCGTTCGTTCGACCGGCGCGGTGTTCGAAGCCAAGTTCATGCTGCCCTGGTCGTTCTCGGAAGAGGCCGCGGCCGAGAAGCATATGGCGCAGCTGCAGCACAACATGTGGGTAACGACATCCCGAACGGCTGTGCTCTCGATCATCACCGGTGGCGGCAAATGGGTGAAGCTGAGCATCAATGCCGATCCCCTGTACCAGCACCTGTTGATCACCGCGGAGAAGAAGTTCTGGCGCTGTGTCCAGAGTGGTGAGCCGCCTCTGGTGTTCGAGGTCGAGCCGCCGCAACCTCGCCTCAGCGCGGTCCGGATCGTCGACATGAGTGCCTCCAATGCCTGGGCGGAGTTCGCCGGCGCCTTCCGGCGGACCCACGAGGCCTTCTGCGAGCATGATGTGGCCAGGGCGGAGCTGAAGAAGCTGGTGCCGTTGGATGCCAAGGAGGCGGTGGGACACGGCCTGCGGGCCAAGCGCTCCAAGTCTGGCGCTGTCAGCTTTGAGCTGCTTGCGACGGAGACGGTCGATGCACAGCAGCAGTGA